The Eublepharis macularius isolate TG4126 chromosome 3, MPM_Emac_v1.0, whole genome shotgun sequence genome has a window encoding:
- the NMS gene encoding neuromedin-S — protein sequence MKQRPPPFPLMFVIYCLCAVQFASGFPQPFAGYLSESDIPTNERLALCFSQWTEQANQPQISSSIVDLCNSMFNSMQIDEENMQEIYKRFLFHYSRAQDPTYPLKAGESQIAAAEFTKKDDLDALGRPFFLFRPRNGRTVDDAGV from the exons ATGAAACAGCGCCCTCCTCCCTTCCCGTTGATGTTCGTGATCTACTGTCTTTGCGCTGTTCAGTTCGCCTCAG GATTTCCTCAGCCTTTTGCTGGGTATCTAAGTGAATCAGACATTCCTACAAATGAG AGATTGGCACTATGTTTCAGTCAGTGGACGGAGCAGGCTAATCAGCCCCAG ATCTCCAGTTCTATTGTGGATCTCTGTAACTCCATGTTTAATAGCATGCAGATAGATGAG GAAAATATGCAAGaaatatataaaaga TTTTTATTTCACTACTCCAGAGCTCAAGATCCAACATATCCTCTTAAAGCTGGG GAATCACAGATTGCTGCTGCTGAATTCACCAAGAAG GATGATTTGGATGCCTTGGGACGacccttttttcttttcagg CCTCGCAATGGAAGGACAGTGGATGATGCTGGTGTCTAG